From Flavobacterium sp. 102, a single genomic window includes:
- a CDS encoding SulP family inorganic anion transporter: MKKINLFANLKSDFASGLVVFLVALPLCLGIALASGAPLFSGIIAGVVGGIVVGYLSQSHLSVSGPAAGLTAIVLTAISDLGAFNIFLLAVLIAGFIQLVLGFIKAGSISNYFPTNVIEGMLAGIGVIIILKQIPHAFGYDKDYEGDESFVQPDGQNTFTEIFSVLDHIQLGALLITLVSLAILISWNKVKFLKKLKLVPAALVAVIVGILLNEFFIQSGSNLAITKEHLVSLPVPTSLAEFKEILIFPDFTAITNSKVWVVAVTIAVVASIETLLCIEAADRMDKLKRYTDTNVELKAQGLGNIISSLLGGLPMTSVVVRTSANAAAGAKSKMSAIIHGVLLLVSVLAIPFILNKIPLATLAAVLLLVGYKLANPKTIKHFWEKGKYQFIPFIATFVGVVFTDLLKGVALGIVISIIFVLKGNLKRAYSFRKEEYADGDVIHIDLAQEVSFLNKAAIKSTLNDLPENSKVIINATDTVYIAHDVLDLIKEFKTTRAKEENIKVKLVGFKKAYQLENSEGFKKTVTVEQKYDAMKRKMVDLEK, from the coding sequence ATGAAAAAAATCAATCTTTTTGCTAACCTTAAATCTGATTTTGCATCAGGTTTAGTGGTTTTCTTGGTAGCGTTGCCATTGTGTTTAGGTATTGCACTGGCTTCGGGCGCACCATTGTTTTCGGGTATTATTGCAGGTGTTGTGGGTGGAATTGTAGTAGGCTATTTAAGTCAATCTCATTTAAGTGTTTCCGGTCCGGCAGCGGGTTTAACCGCTATAGTTTTAACCGCCATTTCTGATTTAGGCGCTTTTAATATTTTCCTGTTAGCGGTGTTGATAGCCGGATTCATTCAATTGGTACTCGGTTTTATTAAAGCAGGAAGTATTTCTAATTATTTCCCAACTAATGTTATTGAAGGAATGTTGGCCGGTATTGGGGTGATTATCATTCTAAAACAAATTCCTCATGCTTTTGGTTATGATAAAGATTATGAAGGTGACGAATCTTTTGTACAACCCGATGGTCAAAATACTTTTACTGAAATATTCAGTGTATTAGACCATATTCAATTAGGCGCTTTATTAATTACATTAGTATCCTTAGCGATATTGATTTCTTGGAATAAAGTCAAATTTTTAAAGAAGTTGAAATTGGTTCCTGCAGCTCTAGTTGCTGTAATTGTAGGGATTCTGTTGAATGAGTTTTTTATTCAGTCGGGTAGTAATTTGGCAATAACGAAGGAACATTTAGTTTCATTACCGGTGCCAACCTCTTTAGCTGAATTTAAAGAAATACTAATATTTCCCGATTTTACAGCCATAACCAACAGCAAAGTTTGGGTGGTTGCAGTTACTATTGCGGTAGTGGCATCAATTGAAACTTTATTGTGTATTGAAGCGGCAGACCGAATGGACAAGTTAAAAAGATATACTGACACTAATGTAGAGTTGAAAGCACAAGGTTTAGGTAATATAATCAGTTCATTGCTTGGCGGATTGCCTATGACCTCTGTGGTAGTTAGAACTTCTGCTAATGCTGCAGCCGGAGCCAAATCAAAAATGTCAGCAATTATTCATGGTGTGTTATTGTTGGTGAGTGTTTTGGCAATTCCTTTTATTTTGAATAAAATTCCGCTGGCAACATTAGCTGCCGTTTTACTTCTCGTAGGTTATAAATTAGCTAATCCAAAAACAATTAAGCATTTTTGGGAGAAAGGGAAATACCAGTTTATTCCTTTTATAGCCACTTTTGTCGGTGTTGTTTTTACCGATTTGTTAAAAGGCGTTGCTTTGGGAATTGTCATCAGTATCATTTTTGTATTAAAAGGAAATCTTAAACGTGCTTATAGCTTCAGAAAAGAAGAGTATGCCGATGGTGATGTAATTCACATAGATTTGGCCCAAGAAGTTTCATTTTTGAACAAAGCGGCTATAAAATCTACTTTAAATGATTTACCGGAAAATTCAAAAGTAATTATCAATGCTACGGATACAGTATATATTGCCCATGATGTACTCGATTTGATTAAAGAGTTCAAGACCACTAGAGCCAAAGAAGAAAATATTAAAGTTAAATTAGTAGGTTTTAAAAAGGCTTATCAGCTTGAGAATAGCGAAGGGTTTAAAAAGACCGTTACTGTTGAACAAAAATATGACGCCATGAAACGCAAAATGGTAGATTTAGAAAAATAA
- a CDS encoding LysR substrate-binding domain-containing protein translates to MTITQLKYVLAVAEHKNFTLAAEKCFVTQPTLSMQIQKIEEELAVQIFDRTKKPIQLTEIGQKIVNQSKNIVNEADRIQDIVDQQKGFIGGEFRLAIIPTVMPTLLPMFLNNFIKKYPKVKLIIEELNTAEIITKLKNGHLDAAIAVTPLEDEKIKEIVLYYEPFVAYIPENHQSFHKKEIEVSDLNINEILLLQDGHCFRDGILNLCKNLNSEERTHFQIESGSFETLIKLADEGLGTTLLPYLHTLDLPAKDTLKLKHFVEPKPAREVSLIFPKNELKIHIIDALRSTISGVIKGAITFQNVEIISPIQKK, encoded by the coding sequence ATGACCATTACCCAACTTAAATATGTTTTGGCAGTCGCCGAACACAAAAATTTCACGCTGGCTGCTGAAAAATGCTTTGTTACGCAACCTACTTTGAGCATGCAAATTCAAAAGATTGAAGAAGAATTGGCCGTTCAAATATTTGACAGAACCAAGAAGCCAATTCAACTCACGGAAATCGGTCAAAAGATTGTCAATCAATCTAAAAATATTGTCAACGAAGCCGATAGAATTCAGGATATTGTTGACCAACAAAAAGGTTTTATTGGTGGCGAATTTCGTTTGGCCATTATTCCAACAGTGATGCCTACATTGTTACCGATGTTCTTAAACAATTTCATCAAAAAGTATCCGAAAGTTAAACTCATTATCGAAGAGTTAAATACAGCCGAAATCATTACTAAATTGAAGAATGGTCATCTAGATGCCGCAATTGCCGTGACGCCGTTGGAAGACGAAAAAATTAAAGAAATTGTTTTGTACTACGAACCTTTTGTAGCATATATTCCGGAAAATCACCAATCGTTTCACAAAAAGGAAATTGAAGTCAGCGATTTGAATATCAATGAAATTCTCTTATTGCAAGACGGCCATTGTTTTAGAGACGGTATTTTAAATTTATGTAAAAACCTGAATAGCGAAGAAAGAACCCATTTCCAAATAGAAAGCGGTAGCTTTGAAACACTCATAAAACTAGCCGATGAAGGATTAGGTACGACACTTCTTCCCTATTTACATACTTTAGACTTACCCGCAAAAGACACTTTGAAACTAAAGCATTTTGTAGAGCCAAAACCGGCGCGTGAAGTGAGTTTGATTTTTCCTAAGAACGAATTAAAAATTCACATTATTGACGCATTGCGTTCAACAATTTCTGGGGTAATCAAAGGTGCTATTACTTTTCAAAATGTGGAAATCATCAGTCCGATACAAAAAAAATAA
- a CDS encoding carbonic anhydrase family protein — protein sequence MKTLNKELQASISPRQALEILKNGNNRFVSNLQAHRNLLEQVNDTRDGQWPFATILSCIDSRTSAELIFDQGLGDVFSVRIAGNIVNTDILGSMEFACKVAGSKLIVVLGHSKCGAVKGACDHVEMGNLTELLSKIQPAVYEEKATQDNRNASNPVFVENVAEINVKRNVKNIIERSFILEQMIEKGEIGIVGAMHNIETGEVTFYEDSQYIKDELNPNFSVAELRH from the coding sequence ATGAAAACATTAAATAAAGAATTACAGGCATCAATATCTCCTAGACAAGCCCTTGAAATATTAAAAAACGGAAATAACCGCTTTGTGTCTAACCTACAAGCTCATCGTAATTTACTCGAGCAAGTAAATGACACACGCGATGGACAATGGCCGTTTGCCACTATCTTGAGTTGCATTGACAGTAGAACATCAGCAGAACTTATTTTTGATCAAGGTTTAGGAGATGTTTTTTCAGTGCGTATTGCCGGAAACATTGTTAATACTGATATTTTAGGCAGTATGGAGTTTGCATGTAAAGTAGCCGGTTCCAAATTGATTGTAGTGCTAGGACACTCTAAGTGCGGTGCTGTCAAAGGCGCTTGTGACCATGTCGAAATGGGTAACCTTACAGAACTACTTTCCAAGATTCAGCCTGCAGTTTATGAGGAAAAAGCAACACAAGACAATCGCAATGCTTCTAACCCGGTATTTGTTGAGAATGTAGCGGAAATCAACGTAAAGCGAAATGTAAAGAACATTATCGAGCGCAGTTTTATTTTGGAACAAATGATTGAAAAAGGAGAAATCGGTATCGTGGGAGCCATGCACAACATTGAAACGGGTGAAGTAACTTTTTATGAAGACAGTCAATACATTAAGGATGAATTGAATCCTAATTTTTCAGTAGCTGAATTGAGACATTAA
- the can gene encoding carbonate dehydratase — protein MDDFYKKILDNNKLWVESQLAIDKDYFKDLSKGQNPPLLWIGCSDSRVPANEIIGAKPGEVFVHRNIANMVIHSDMNMLSVLDYAVNVLKVKHIIVCGHYGCGGVKAAMSNQSIGLIDNWIRHIKDIYRLHEHYLNAIKDEEERFNKFVEINTQEQVFDLAKTSIVQSAWKNGQELTLHGWAYGLNSGYVTDLDVNMSSNGDLDEVYRLKFTN, from the coding sequence ATGGACGATTTTTATAAAAAAATATTAGATAACAACAAACTATGGGTTGAGTCTCAACTCGCCATCGATAAAGATTATTTCAAAGATCTTTCCAAAGGTCAAAATCCACCACTTTTGTGGATAGGTTGTTCTGACAGTCGTGTGCCGGCCAACGAGATTATTGGTGCCAAACCGGGGGAAGTTTTTGTGCACAGAAATATTGCCAATATGGTTATCCATAGCGATATGAATATGTTGAGTGTATTGGATTATGCGGTCAATGTCTTAAAAGTGAAGCACATTATTGTTTGCGGACATTATGGTTGTGGTGGTGTCAAAGCCGCAATGAGTAACCAATCTATTGGTTTAATTGACAACTGGATAAGACACATCAAAGACATCTATCGTTTGCACGAACATTACCTCAATGCTATTAAAGACGAGGAAGAGCGTTTTAATAAGTTTGTGGAAATCAATACCCAAGAGCAAGTCTTTGATTTGGCGAAAACCTCCATCGTTCAAAGTGCTTGGAAAAATGGTCAAGAACTAACTTTACACGGTTGGGCTTATGGTTTAAACTCAGGTTATGTAACCGATTTAGACGTAAATATGAGTTCCAATGGTGATTTAGACGAAGTTTACCGCTTGAAGTTTACCAATTAA
- a CDS encoding Dps family protein — translation MKMNSLGLPKKESDILSAELNILLANFQVYYQNLRGLHWNIRGKRFFDLHLKFEELYNDSQLKIDLIAERVLTLGGTPLHTFEDYIKNSKLPVGKNVHNDEEGINLILSSLTQLLQIERVILSQSGEINDEGTNSMMSDFIAEQEKTIWMMSAWLEQEI, via the coding sequence ATGAAAATGAATAGCCTTGGTTTACCTAAAAAAGAATCTGATATATTATCGGCAGAGCTCAACATCTTATTAGCCAATTTTCAAGTGTATTATCAAAACTTGAGAGGATTACATTGGAACATTCGCGGCAAGCGATTTTTTGATTTGCACTTGAAGTTTGAAGAATTGTACAACGACAGTCAATTAAAGATTGATTTAATAGCCGAACGGGTTTTAACTTTAGGCGGAACACCATTACATACTTTTGAAGATTACATTAAAAACAGTAAATTACCGGTTGGGAAAAATGTTCATAATGATGAGGAAGGAATCAACTTAATTTTGAGTTCACTGACCCAACTATTACAAATTGAGCGTGTTATTCTTTCTCAGTCGGGAGAGATTAACGACGAAGGTACCAATTCGATGATGAGTGATTTTATAGCCGAGCAGGAAAAGACTATTTGGATGATGAGTGCTTGGTTAGAACAAGAAATATAA
- a CDS encoding LETM1-related biofilm-associated protein: MINPSVHGWIDKFFAEQNQVEHSFPLNETDFYARTRATGFIFGHVVSFDASILIESKDRLPQELSKIGMLNTLYQMYRLIKKKNDAEDFIVQAVSFYNSMIPKGFNPLKKMLESSLPSSKLEKIIHDRVQTNEDMFSKNFSHVITNALLFIDVLAFKQHLEKGTVPEKYSNKIEDIVISIISLSLKAKTGISQHDDLLAKLFESSVRYNKFAATTSTSIEALDLSYLSNSLEKHYMIDLAGISLWSDDKVENEERYFLFKLGETIHISDDLILESINFINDFIVRYKKEIPYFNFSNPVKHFYDQTTESVVVLINRNKSRLLKEISQSKELMQLLAKSTHKDLDKEEKKKIKKQILDICKTIPSLTIFLLPGGSLLLPILIKFIPQMMPSAFNENIED; this comes from the coding sequence ATGATTAACCCATCAGTTCACGGTTGGATAGACAAGTTTTTTGCAGAGCAAAATCAGGTAGAGCATTCGTTTCCGCTGAACGAAACGGATTTCTACGCCCGAACCAGAGCCACAGGATTCATTTTTGGTCATGTAGTCAGCTTTGATGCGTCAATTTTGATAGAATCCAAAGACCGATTGCCGCAAGAGTTATCAAAAATTGGAATGCTCAATACGCTTTACCAAATGTACCGTTTGATTAAGAAAAAAAATGATGCGGAAGACTTTATTGTTCAAGCCGTTTCCTTTTATAACTCGATGATTCCGAAAGGTTTCAATCCTTTAAAAAAGATGTTGGAATCGAGTTTGCCTTCGAGTAAATTAGAAAAAATCATTCACGATAGAGTACAGACCAATGAGGACATGTTTAGCAAAAACTTTTCTCATGTGATTACTAATGCGCTATTGTTTATTGATGTTTTAGCCTTCAAACAACACCTTGAAAAAGGTACTGTTCCCGAAAAATATTCAAACAAAATAGAAGATATTGTTATCAGTATTATTTCGCTTTCGCTAAAAGCCAAAACAGGAATTTCACAACATGATGATTTATTAGCAAAACTGTTTGAGTCGTCTGTTCGTTATAATAAATTTGCCGCCACTACCTCTACTTCTATCGAAGCTTTAGATTTGAGTTACCTGTCTAATAGCCTTGAAAAACATTATATGATTGACTTGGCGGGTATCAGTTTATGGAGTGATGACAAAGTGGAAAATGAAGAGCGTTATTTCTTGTTTAAATTGGGTGAAACTATCCATATTTCAGATGATTTAATTCTCGAAAGCATCAATTTCATTAATGACTTTATTGTCCGATACAAAAAGGAGATTCCGTATTTCAACTTCTCCAATCCGGTGAAACATTTTTATGACCAAACTACCGAAAGCGTTGTCGTTTTAATCAACAGGAACAAATCGCGATTGCTAAAAGAGATTTCGCAAAGCAAAGAATTGATGCAGCTTTTAGCCAAATCTACCCACAAAGATTTAGACAAAGAGGAAAAGAAAAAGATAAAAAAGCAAATACTTGACATCTGTAAAACCATTCCTTCCTTAACGATTTTTCTGTTGCCGGGCGGAAGTTTGCTCCTACCGATATTGATTAAATTTATTCCGCAAATGATGCCTTCAGCATTTAATGAAAACATTGAGGATTAA